In Eriocheir sinensis breed Jianghai 21 chromosome 8, ASM2467909v1, whole genome shotgun sequence, the following proteins share a genomic window:
- the LOC126995389 gene encoding serine/threonine-protein kinase 26-like isoform X2, translating into MPAPYPHHDWRRNKKVDPELIFTKQERIGKGSFGEVFKGVDKRTTQVVAIKIIDLEEAEDEIEDIQQEIMVLSQCDSPYVTKYYGSYLKGTKLWIIMEYLGGGSALDLMKAGSFEEMHIAVILREVIKGLDYLHSERKLHRDIKAANVLLSEMGDVKLADFGVAGQLTNTTSKRNTFVGTPFWMAPEVIKQSAYDSKADIWSLGITAIELAKGEPPNSDLHPMRVLFLIPKNNPPQLTGNYSKPFKEFVEACLNKDPENRPTAKELLKFPFIRKAKKNAYLMDLIDRYKSYKKNNTDTDTDSDPSDSEDSRVESDVEDPAWIMTVRGPPGGLSPTSMQEGSPSTTSTSPLSSSPLEYNSVPASSTSSLTHSPPKENNGVIFREKASSPTRPTAIAPPPPNDNEKRRDTRHMDHRTSRDLDLSPRSTEPHTNGDDTHMANLADMRIDTEDHRNESDRPDRNEFNDRRHSREVHHSRDNRSSSGDIRDVRRPDHRHSSSHPQGQRTKSPPPVNNALSVVLPLISELQRRHRHNSRGNDPHRTDAIEELKSAFESAERSSPGVTDAFIRDLFSKLLPNMTEARVRQAQDNLMR; encoded by the exons AAGGTGGACCCAGAGCTGATCTTCACCAAGCAGGAGAGGATTGGGAAGGGGTCGTTTGGAGAGGTCTTCAAGGGGGTGGACAAGCGGACAACACAGGTGGTGGCCATCAAGATCATAGACTTGGAGGAGGCTGAGGATGAGATTGAAGACATTCAACAGGAGATTATGGTGCTCTCCCAGTGTGACTCCCCCTATGTCACCAAGTACTATGGCTCCTACCTCAAAG GCACTAAACTATGGATCATCATGGAGTACCTGGGAGGAGGGTCTGCCTTAGACCTAATGAAGGCAGGAAGTTTTGAGGAGATGCACATAGCAGTCATTCTAAGAGAGGTGATCAAGGGACTCGACTACCTTCATTCTGAGAGGAAGCTCCACAGGGATATCAAGG CGGCCAATGTCTTGCTCAGTGAGATGGGAGATGTCAAACTGGCTGACTTTGGTGTAGCAGGACAGCTGaccaacaccaccagcaaaaGGAACACTTTTGTCGGCACACCTTTCTGGATGGCACCTGAAGTCATCAAACAGTCAGCTTATGACTCCAAG GCTGATATTTGGTCGTTGGGCATCACTGCCATTGAGCTGGCCAAAGGGGAGCCTCCAAACAGTGATCTTCATCCAATGAGAGTGCTCTTCCTCATCCCCAAAAACAATCCTCCTCAGCTCACTGGCAACTATAGCAAGCCTTTCAAGGAGTTTGTTGAGGCTTGCCTCAATAAAGATCCAGAAAAT AGACCAACTGCAAAAGAATTGCTCAAGTTCCCATTTATTAGGAAGGCTAAGAAGAATGCATACCTCATGGACCTCATTGACAGATACAAGTCTTATAAGAAAAACAACACGGACACTGACACCGATTCTGATCCCTCTGATTC TGAGGATAGCCGAGTGGAGAGCGATGTGGAAGATCCAGCTTGGATAATGACAGTAAGAGGTCCCCCAGGAGGTCTCTCCCCAACCAGTATGCAGGAAGGGTCGCCATCCACCACCTCTACTTCACCACTCTCTTCATCACCCCTTGAATATAATAGTGTGCCAGCTTCTTCAAcatcttccctcactcactctccaccTAAGGAGAACAATGGGGTCATTTTTAGAGAGAAAGCCTCATCCCCA ACTCGTCCAACTGCaattgcacctcctcctcccaatgATAATGAGAAACGCAGAGACACTCGTCACATGGATCACAGAACCTCAAGGGACCTAGACCTGTCTCCACGTTCTACTGAGCCACACACAAATGGTGATGACACCCATATGGCTAACCTGGCTGACATGAGGATTGATACAGAAGACCACAGGAATGAAAGTGACCGTCCAGATAGAAATGAGTTCAATGACAGGCGCCATAGTAGAGAAGTACACCACTCTAGAGATAATAGGTCCAGCTCAGGAGATATACGGgatgtgaggagaccagaccaccgCCACAGTTCCTCGCATCCTCAAGGTCAACGCACCAAGTCACCCCCTCCAGTCAATAATGCTCTTTCAGTTGTTCTACCACTTATCTCTGAG TTACAGAGACGCCACCGTCATAACTCCAGGGGAAATGATCCTCATCGCACTGATGCCATTGAAGAGCTTAAGTCGGCATTTGAGTCAGCAGAAAGATCAAGTCCTGGTGTGACAGATGCCTTCATCCGTGACCTGTTTTCCAAATTGCTGCCCAACATGACTGAAGCGCGAGTCAGGCAAGCACAAGACAATTTAATGAGGTGA